TTTAAAATAGAAATGAAAGCCGACTCCGTTTCTATCGATACGGGAGTTTTTACGGTTGATATACCGCAATCCGTTCTGCCTCTTAACGAGGATTCTTATTTCCGCGCAACCTGCGCGTATACGATGCGGGACGATAAACTGATTTTCGATAATCGGTCGTTCGACGTATTTACGAACCGCCGTACGGATAATTATAAGTATATGAATATATCAAAATTGAAAAAACCGGCAGCCGGCGCGCTGAAAAATACCGTGGAAATATGGGAACAGAAAAGAGATCGAATCACGCCGTTTAATAGTGAACCGTACAATTACGAACAGTATACGTATTGCGATAAAGTCTTATATCCGGCAGGCGTGTCGTTTGAAAACCGTACGGATGCGGATGTCGTGTATCTGCTGTGCACCGAGTTGGGAGGCCAAAATAAATTTGAAGAAATATCGCGTTTTTCGGAACGGGCCGAATCGTGCATAATTGAATTGCGTTAACGGCTCCGGCAGCTCCGTTTATTAACTGAAAATTAACCGTCAATTCATTCAAAAGAAATATTGCGCTTGTATGTTTAGGACATGAAAAGTGCAGAAATCATGCAGAACGTGCAGACCGTCCCGTCCGTTTCGGCAGAATGTTTCGACATTGCCGATATGAACTTTTATTACGGACCTCACAAGGCGCTGGAAAACGTGAATATGGTTATCAGGGAAAACTCGATAACGGCTTGCATCGGTCCGTCCGGTTGCGGTAAGTCGACTTTTTTGCGTTCGCTCAACCGTATGAACGACACGATTCCGGGAACGCGCGTGGAAGGGGCGCTGCTGTACCGAGGCGTCGATTTGTACCATGAATACGACGTGCTGGAATTGCGCAAAAACGTCGGCATGGTGTTCCAGAAGCCGAATCCGTTTCCGATGAGCATTTACGACAATATCGCCTACGGACCGCGGCTGCACGGAAAACTTTCAAAAACGCAGTGCGACGAGTTGGTTGAACAGTGTCTGCGCGACGCGGCGCTTTGGGATGAAGTAAAAGACCGGCTGCATAAAAGCGCGATGGGCTTGTCGGGCGGTCAGCAGCAGCGGTTGTGCATTGCGCGGACGCTCGCCGTTAAGCCGGACGTTATCCTGATGGACGAACCGACGTCGGCGCTCGATCCGGTTTCGACCTCCCACATCGAAGAGTTGTGTTTTCAGCTGAAAAAACGGCTGACAATCGTAATCGTAACGCACAACATGCAGCAGGCTTCCCGTATTTCCGATACGACGGCCTTCTTTATGGTAAACGACGAGCGCTGCGGATATTTGGTCGAATACGGCGAAACGGAACAGGTTTTTTATAAGCCGCGCGATCCGAAAACCGAAGCGTACATATCGGGAAGATTCGGCTGAGCCGGAATGCCCGGACGTCCGG
This sequence is a window from Treponema brennaborense DSM 12168. Protein-coding genes within it:
- the pstB gene encoding phosphate ABC transporter ATP-binding protein PstB, giving the protein MQNVQTVPSVSAECFDIADMNFYYGPHKALENVNMVIRENSITACIGPSGCGKSTFLRSLNRMNDTIPGTRVEGALLYRGVDLYHEYDVLELRKNVGMVFQKPNPFPMSIYDNIAYGPRLHGKLSKTQCDELVEQCLRDAALWDEVKDRLHKSAMGLSGGQQQRLCIARTLAVKPDVILMDEPTSALDPVSTSHIEELCFQLKKRLTIVIVTHNMQQASRISDTTAFFMVNDERCGYLVEYGETEQVFYKPRDPKTEAYISGRFG